ATTacgagcaatggttggagttaaaaatcttaatttgtgcaTAGCCTTTAGCCTACATCCTTCAGTCTATCATTAAAGTTAatcaaagaataaaaaaatatatatataaaaaaaaaaaaaaatcacccactGAACTTGACCGAATAACCTTTGTAGCTAGTTTTAACATgcattaatctatatttaatttatacagtgaagattATGCTATGCAGTATTAGGTTtgattattcaatttctgtacctgaatcACGGTGACCTGAAACTGCAAACACTTCATTCTTAGCATTGTTCTTACTTTATTGCTAACTGTTCACTTGTAttcaataatgttttaaatgtatattattaggCTAGGCTTGTAGTTTTTGCAGTGGAATATCAGTTGAGAATTGTGACATTTCACTGCTATCTACTATTATAGttgcttatttattattatatatttaacttTAATGTTACTCAGTCAAATTCAATGAAAAATCTCagtcaaaacaatgaaaacaataaGTATTACACATGCTATTCTTGGTCTATGGACCCCCTAAAGTAGCCTTGGCCACCCCCCTGCCACCATGTATAAAGGTCTAGTTCCACTAGAAGTGAGCGTGGGGCTACTCACTGCTCCTCCAAAACGATAGCAGCAGACAGACGGTCTCCTCCGATTCCACCATGCTCTTCAGGTGTATATATTCCCAGCAATCCATGTTTTCCAGCCTTTTCCCAAACCTCTTTGCTGACCTCACCAGCCTTCTCCCACCTATAAGCACATGTGCATACATTTAAACCTGCATAATTTTTTCATCCTGTATCTATTATTACATGTCACACTCAGGATGATATGGTAACTTACTGAGTGTGATATGGAACAACTTCCTCTTGAAAGAAGCGCCGCACATTCTGACGGAACAGGTCGTGTTCCTCTGAGAAGATCCGTCTGGtgccgatgtccatcatcgtcttGGCCATGCACGTTTCAAGTCGAAAAGGTGCTGCTGTTTCCCCATGCTGGAGCTCTGCATGCTGCATTCTGGAAGACAAATTAACACCTTAAAATAGAGCCTTGGCTATTAGAATGTGTAGAGAATATTGTGGTCAACTTGCACCTCACACCAATTGTcgcacacaaaataaaaacattgtcCACTTTTAtttctgtcacatgcctgtcctgtcttgtgtgcacatgtggacACGCTGTTCTGAGCAtgtaattgtctgatccctccccccttgttatctgattagtgtttgatttctcccacctgttccctcttgatttcttccctttataagctccttgtatTTGTCAGTCTGGGTCGGGACAATATACACAAGAATAAGGGGGAAAAAGTTGTAAGATCCAACTGATTTGGATTCAAGTGCATATCGGCATTGTGGGTAATGAGAAAGTGGACAAGTTAGCCAAACAAGCTATTAAAAAAGAGAgtattgaaacaaatattaagTTGTCAAAATCAGAAGGGAAGAGTATTATATGGAAAGAAGCCATTAGAGAATGGAAAAATCAGTGGAACAGGGAAATTAAAGGGAGACATTTGTATAATATTCAAAATGAAGTTGGGGATGTGAAGAATAGGGGAGGAAATAGAAAAGAAGAAATAGTTATGACCAGATTAAGGATAGGTCACAGTAATTTGAATAGCACTCTAAATATTATAAGGAAGCATCCAACGGGTTTTTGTGGGTATTGTCAGATTGCAGAAACTACAGAGCATGTGCTGATGAGTTGCAAACAGTATGatgaacaaagaaaagaaatgatTGAAGAATTAGGAAAAGAGACAGGAATGAAGGAAATACTGGAGAGTAGGGCGAATGAACAAAGAGGATGTTTTTTCAATTTTTTAAGAACGACAGGTCTGATGAAAAGAATATGATGTAATGGATATTACAGGAAAGTGAAACCAGAAGATGGCAGTAGTGCAACACTAATGGATGCAAGCTGCCGTTAAACcctaaagaagaagaagaagacagTCTTGGTCGTATCCTTGTTATGTCTTCGTCTCCCGTTCCCTGTGATTTCCaagttggtatgttttgagttataaacatatgtattatgtattttgccccctcgtgggttgttttgagttcatgttttatgttgtaattaaatcacctttccttgcacttgagtcctcgcaccgtttttctttgtgtttgtgaCCTGACAGAAGGATACGACCATACTAGGAGGACTCAGCAGGAGGTGTTAGTTTATTTTTCCGGGGACTATGGATCTTAACAGACATTTACAGGTGATGCGGCAGGTGAATTCTAAGCACATCCGTGAACAGGGGGCGGGTGTAAAACAGTTTGCCTGCCAATTCCTCAAGGAGGTGCATCACCTGTACCTAAATGAGGCAGAGAAACCTCTGCCTGGACATGCCTCTTAGTCCCACGGAGGTTGAGAGAATGGGGACGCCTGACTTTTGGGAGTTTGTGGACCGGCTGGACTCCCCTAGGACCAGGGTCCGGATAGCTCCGATGGTcccagtggatcgtgttccggtggtccctgtgccggttgatcgtgttccggtggtccctgtgccggttgatcatgttccggtggtcctgataccggtggatcgtgttccgtgggtcccagtgccagtggatcgtgttccgtgGGTCCCGATACCTGTGGTCCCTATGCCGGTAGATCGTGTTCCGTGGGTCCCAGTGCCGGTCCATCGTGTTCCaatggtcccagtgccggtggaccgtgtgccggtggattgtgttcgaGAGGTCCtgatgccggtggtccctgcacCGATGGTCCgaattccggtggtcccagtgccggtggactctgttCCGGTGGACACTACTGGACCGGAGAAGTTTCCCCTCCGCcctgcctgcgccactgaggtgccctgctctgcctgcgccactgGGGCGCAGTGGGCAGCACTGGCCACTTGAACTTTGTGGGCCCCCATGGCCTCCTGAATTTTTTGTTTTCCCCATTTTTCCCTTGtggacccctcccttgtctgttccttccttgtctgtttcccctgtccctccTGCCCCGtcctggtctttccctccctGGGCTGTCCCGCCctagtctgtccctcccgtccctattGGAGCGTCtagtagccgctccttaaggagggggtagtgtcacatgcctgtcctgtcttgtgtgcacgtGGGTTTTGTTGTTCTGAGCAtgtaattgtctgatccctccccccttgttatctgattagtgtttgatttctcccacctgttccctcttgatttcttccctttataagctctgGGTCGTATCCTTGTTATGTCTTCGTCTCCCATTCCCTGTGATTTCCAAGTTGATATGTTTTGAGTTATgtttgattatgtattttgccccctcgtgggttttgtttggagtttattttatgttgtaaataaatctagtgatggccaaatgaagCGTTTCGAAGCATTATTGCGTTCTGATACAATTGTGTCGAAAATGGTTCATTACTCGAAGCTTCATTCAGATGAAGCACCATCTCCtggtgaagtaaatgtaatgcaacaaaGCTGACAACCATAAAATGCAAGTAGGCTTATGTTCACGCCCCGTTTATTACGTGTTTACCGAGGCGATCAAAGCTGAAACAGTGTTAGTGCTGTGAAACTCATTTATGTAGGTGAATTTTTCAGATACTGATGAATTTCATGTGTTCACcttgataataaaacattaagcatgatgtgtgtgtgtaattatttcTTTAGACAACGACAGAAGATCAGACCAGCTTTAAAAAGTTGGAAACCATCACAAAAATTCTAATGGTTTCTATTAAAATAGGAACAATTGGAACCGCTGGCTATTACCATTTAAACcactacagattttttttttctttttccgtgTGTGGGACATATTCCATTAGGATGTGATGCCCCCACCAATAGAACCCAACACATATCAGAAGAGACCCACAGTGACTACTTTAATTTCCATTACAACCAATAAAATTCCCATGGAAACcattaaatgcaatagaatttcAGTAATGGTTTCTatagtgtttatttatttatttatttattgttttatttatttatttattttttagcatGGCAGTCTCATGTGTGAAAGCACATAAGAAATACAGCCGGGAGTCCGTACAATCATTACtatcattaattattattattattattattcaaggaaaaaaatacagtagtgctaacacacatctcaaatatatatatatatatatatatatatatatatatatatatatatatatataatttccaACAATGTAGCCTACAACATGTAAAGTAATTTTACATAGTTTTTACATAACCAGATAATGTTACATGAAAGATCTCATCATATTTCTTCAAAAAAGAAGTACGTTTTCTATGATCAATTATTCTTAGAGATTTGATTAAATATTGTACTACACAAACAGTACTTCTTTAACAATCAGAATTTTCTTAAGAAACCTTTGtttgtgaaaataaaaaattgctATAAGGATAAGGAAGTTAAGATTCTAAGATTTGTTTGGGTTTTCAATAAGACAAATTACATCCTGCAGATTAGCCTAAAGTTCCTATTAACTTTAGAAAAAGAATAAGAGCTCAAATCATTCCAGAAAATTTATGATACATTATAAGAGAAAAATACACGACAGATTTCATTGAAATTTCACACAGAATGTACATATCCATTAGGTGGTAGGTAGTTTAAATGCTCCTAAATTATGGAATTTCGCTTCCCCTCTCAGCTAAAAACGTGtatttaatatagcctatatttaatatttttgcctcgttaaaacattaaagaaaatgaaatgtaggcctatatgaTATAACtgatgaaaataataaaataaaacccaaCGGCACTCACCTAGTGACGGCAACCTGTTTACTCCGCAAATAAACATTTTTCGTCGCAGCAGAAAAACTCCTCAGTGTCTTCAGTGCAGACATGCTGGACGTGACCGACTCAAAGGCTGATGCTGAACTTCTGAACGATTCTGAATCCAGCTTCTTAATTATTGATGCTGACGTCTCATTTCAGGCGTCATAACCAGGTCATAACACTGCACGcgacactccaaatgcgacctttgaatgcacctttttttttttttttttttttttattgcaacaGAACCATAAAAAAGAAGAGAATTAGACATCACATAATATCGActacaacaataataaatgaTACAACCAcagcaaatatataaataaagaaagaaaaaaagaggaagATGGGAGCCATTACATCACATAAAATTGTCCATGAAGCGATCAAAGGCAGTGCAAATCCTAACAGTCCTTATAGCTTTCTTATGAGTAGCCTAGATACTGaaataatttgaataattttacatttccaCAGACAGGCAGGCTTAAAGTTTGTAAATTTACACAATGTAAAATTTACTCAGGAAAAATGCTTTAATTAATAGCGAAACAGATAATTTCGTCTGTGGGGTCTGAGTTTAAATACCCAAATGTTCGAGAAGCCTGGCAAAATACCTTTACACTTGACAAATACAGTCTCCTTCTTCTGAGTAATGACATGACCAAAATATGTGAACCTCATCAGAATTCAAACAAACAGAGCATATGAATTCAATGTCAGATttatgtatacatttcttaaCATGATAGCACAGCAAATTCTGTTTTTTGGAATAAACTCCGTTAAAATCAACTAAATCCTAGTGTACATGCGTGACCATCCAACAGACTCCAGCGCagagttaaaataaaaattaaactccAAGACCAGAGTTAACACTTTTTCAAAGTTGAAATGTAACTCTTTCTGAAGTTAAAATACTAATCCTACGGAGAGTAACTGTAACTCTGAAATGTAGTTCATTATAATACGAACTCCTTACCAGTGTTAAAAATGATCTCTTAAAAATATTCTATTTAACACTTCTTAGAGTTAGCATTTATTTAacacaatataatttttatgTAGAAATTACTACACTGAACACCCTACTCTCGATTCACTGCCTTTATTTGAGCATTTGGTTCAGAAATTCAATGCATGGACACACTTTGAAAACATTTGCCGTcctaaaatactgtaaaaatctAACAGCAAAACATTTACATTACTACATGTAGGCAGCTAAAATAGTCTATTGTATAAGCATTGCCAATCAAACATTACTGCTTTATATAAAATCAAGCCTGCTggattatttaaaagaaaaaaaaaaatggaaaaaaggggaaaaaacagTAGTCTAGTAGGATTGTGTAACCTGAGGTATACATcagatgaaataaaaatgtattgcatGCTGTCCCTTAAAGGCTGCTGCTTAAGCTGCTTGAGACAGACAATGTATCTGTCAGACTTGGGGAGGAGGAACTTCAACCCCTTGCTGCAGGACAGTCAAATATGAAGATCACAAAAACAACACAGTATAAGGCCTAATCTAGCAAAACTATCATATGAACCAGGGTGGATATTCCCAGGGTCACCAAACATGATCATTGCAAATAACTCTGCTTATCACGAATAGTATGAGTTACATATTGTGTCAGATTTGAGGTggcacactctaaaaaatgctgggttaaaaacaacctaaATTGGGTTTAAAAttgacaaacccagaaatagggctgtttgaacccagtgaatggacccattcaaacaacccaatttctgggtttgtccattttcaacccaacttgagctgttttttaacccagcacCAAATTCTGTCAGGTCTGAGAAGTCGGAAGAGTTCTTGGCAATTGAAATGGAAGTTCTGAAATGCACACATTTTGTTTCTGAGTCAAGATACAAACTAGGCCTATCAAAATATCTATAAAACAAATCAAATGTTCTAAAATATCCTACCATCATCagtgtgcaaaaaaataaaaaataaaataaaataaaataaaataaaataaaataaaataaaataaaataaaataaaataaaataaaataaaataaaataaaattacacatTTCTTTGGTTGTTGCAAGTACTGGAAAGACATCCTCATCCACCTGTATGCCCTGGTCCTCTGTGACTTTCAATGTTGTATTCTTAGGTATCAGAAACTTCTGCTGGATTACACCATAATATCAGCAATGTTATTTACAACAGAAATTACAAAATACTTACTCTTTATTAACTGTACTGAATACTAAACATACAACTCACCTGCACTGAGAAAATCTGAGAATCAAACTTCTTCCAGTTTTACATACTTCTTCTTCCCTCCAAGTTCCACTTTTATTAACACTGTGACATGAGAAAACATGAAATGTATGATAATAACAGATAATATTACTGATTGAGCGGAAAATCACACTCTCTTGGATCACAACTAAAACCTATACAATTGCTGTAACAATTCAAATCATTGCAGGCCTACACATCACGGCTCAACTAGCCTCTCTTTCCATTTAGTAACTATGACTGTAAAACATTAGGTTGTCTAACAATAGATttaaggtacagaaattgaataacataatcaaataactgcatatttaactgtttaaattaaagattaattattattaaacttacaaaagctattcaatcaagagcagtgagtgatgtccttgtcttttttttacattaacagacagcagtaaaggctactgctcctttttaagacctaatgcagcgATATGTcatctttctcaactgtatatagttcacttaaggcatacagactatgtctgcttggatacatcaagatggacatgttgacatactttttgtgtgagtttgtatgGGAAGCCAAACAATCTAAAAGTGCAACGAGACAGCGGGCTGTTACAGAGCTCGCCCCGAGTAGCAATGACGTGTTTACTAGCGCTGCCCAGCGGCCCGAATTAATAAGAAAATGTCACGGTCTATGGAATTAATCCTTACCATTGCTGCATTGACTAATTTAAACAGATACAAGtacatttcagtaatttaaatcccccaaacagagcttttctgtgaaaaaaacctgTATACTATctagtgttttacctaaacatgtccaatccgagctctctctcgcgcgcggatgatctgaaaagtcatggttgaggtttattataatcggataccacaacaaatcattCATTCGTTTGggccatttcaagcaagcttcgctcagtgaTTGATTTATCCaattattgactgtttaaacaatttctgattaaattgaaagtttattagagagacagcattgtctagatgttgcaagatgctagtacagtaacaataggaaaccccaagtaccatacaaaactaaatagtgtgtctaatgacaaaggttaatattattttgtattacaaaataatattaaccaataaacaagtaagctgcattttagcaatctccatttgagatgttctgcttaaagtgtgtcattcagcctacattttagaatggtcttttttcgtcaacgatattgcatgtttatataacgttagtcacaatgtaggcaaaacatcataggcctacttcagttctcaaatatataaatatataactttggacagatgcaaatgttcgGGGCGTGCaaataaatgatccccaacgcttgcgtcacggttgggtttatgttgagaactattttctttttttcgtggtgtttttcatgcacaagttttacataagaagtaggaggcaatgatgtttgagactcacagtatgtgatgtccatgtactgaactcttattatttcactatggcaaggttaatttaattttttattctagggcagtggttctcaagcctgtcctggggacccccaaccagtgcacattttgcatgtctccctcatctaacacacctgattcaaatcatcagctcattagtagagactgcaagacttgAATTGGGTTTGTTTGATGAGggaacatgcaaaatgtgcaatgGTGAGGGGTCcctaggacaggtttgagaaccactgttctagggcacctttaatcttCTCTACACTAAAGCTTCCCCCATGGAAAATGTAGCAAGCCAAGCTACAGCAACTTGacaaaagtagtttactacatctaagctatttttttatttaaatattgaaTTACCTTCATTCCATTCAAAGCTATAACAATGATCAATGCATATTTTTTCAGTTAGTCAAAAACTGTGTCACAGAACGCTCAACTGCACCTCCTCCTGGTTTCACCAGATCCCTCTCTCCTGCGTATTAGGACTGCATTCTCCTGATTAACCTCATTATCATTCTATCATTATCACCTGTGGACCCTCAGCTCACCTTTATCTGGACAGCTATGTTCTTTGTTCATTTGTGAAGTCTTGATTTACCTACACGCTGTCAATAGCTAATTTCTCGTGGTTGCTCTTGTATTTTTGACTTGGACTCTGATATCGTTTTTGCACCTAAGCTGCCTGCCTCTGACCTATGCCTGTTTGACCTACATTTCTTGGATTTCTCTTATTTGAACTGTATGTCTGCACTCTTCTGCCTTCTCACCTGTATTAATAAATTACTGCAGATGGATCAGAACGCCTCAGTCTCTTCGTCACAGAAGACTTCACCACAACAGGATCCAGCAGATTTCCTTTGACTGGCCTCCAAGGTGCTGACCACCCATCAACAACAGCTGGTAAAATTAACCTCTCTCACCGAGGAGCTCGTGAGATCTGTCCAAGCCATATCCCTACCGAGCGCGGCTGAAGATCAAGCTCCGAATCCTACCCCACCGGCTTCCGTTCCGCCGGCCGTGAGTAACAGTTCCAACCACCCAAAATTATCCATTCCCGAGAAATTTGATGGCTCACATTCTGCCTGTAAGGGATTTCTGTTGCAGTGCAGCTTGTATTTTGACCAGCAGACACAGTCCTACTCCACGGATGCGAGCCGCGTTTCCTTCATATGTTCCCTACTCACCGGTCGGGCTCTGGAGTGGGCTACGGCACTCTGGTATGGAGGTCAGCTCCCTTTTCCCTCTTATGAGTTTTTAACCCAATTTAGAGAGTTGTTTGAACATTCAGCGTTAGGAAAGGATCCAGGAGAACTACTGCTCACGTTGCGTCAGGGAAATTCTACCGCAGCGGACTACACACTCTCGTTTCGGACCCTGGCAGCCCAGACTCGATGGGATGAGGGACCTCTCAAACTCCTGTACCACAAGGGATTGAACCCAGATCTCCAGGGAGAGCTGGCATGCCGCGACGACGGTAAATCCTTGAATCAACTGATGGAGCTCGCCATCCGCCTCGACAACTTGATTCGCTCACGACGCACACCTTTCAGGCCCAGCTTAGTCGAGGGTGCTTTCCCCAACGCAGAGCCCATGCAGATTGGTTACACACAACTCTCCATGGTGGAGTGAGAGAGGAGACGCCGTAATTATCTCTGCATGTATTGCGGAGAGGCGGGACATCTGAGAGCTACCTGCCCGGTCAATCCAGCGCTCAAGAATTCTTCTGCAGTGAGTTCCAATCACACTTCTAGATTGTTTGAGGTGAATAGTTCTTTGAAGTTTAACGGACAAACTCTAAACGTAAAAGCTTTGATTCTGGTGCTGCTGGAAACTTCATCTATCTTGCCTTCGCAAAAACTCATCATGTTTCTCTCCTCGCATGTGACTCTGGGGTAACCGTGGAAGCGCTCGATGGACGTCCGCTGGGGTCAGGAGAGGTGCAATACACCACGCAACCTCTCACACTCAGCGTCGGGACATGTTACAG
The nucleotide sequence above comes from Pseudorasbora parva isolate DD20220531a chromosome 16, ASM2467924v1, whole genome shotgun sequence. Encoded proteins:
- the LOC137043343 gene encoding uncharacterized protein, which codes for MRQRNLCLDMPLSPTEVERMGTPDFWEFVDRLDSPRTRVRIAPMVPVDRVPVVPVPVDRVPVVPVPVDHVPVVLIPVDRVPWVPVPVDRVPWVPIPVVPMPVDRVPWVPVPVHRVPMVPVPVDRVPVDCVREVLMPVVPAPMVRIPVVPVPVDSVPVDTTGPEKFPLRPACATEVPCSACATGAQWAALAT